From the Moraxella sp. FZFQ2102 genome, the window GACATCTGCGTTTTCTTTTTTATGATGATTATCCATCATCTCATCGTTAATTTTTAAAAGGAGTGGACGCAGTGTCTACATTTACCGATTATAAAGTAGCTGACATCAGCCTTGCCGACTTCGGTCGTAAAGAAATCCGCCTCGCCGAAACCGAAATGCCTGCTCTAATGGGTCTGCGTAAGCGTTATGCTGCCGCTCAGCCACTGGCTGGTGCCAAAATCGTCGGCTGTATCCATATGACCATTCAGACAGCCGTTTTGATTGAGACTTTGGTGGCATTGGGCGCTGAAGTTCGCTGGACTTCTTGCAACATCTTCTCAACCCAAGACCACGCCGCCGCTGCCATCGCCGCTGCTGGTATTCCTGTATTTGCTTGGAAAGGCGAAACCGAAGAAGAATACGAGTGGTGTCTAGAACAACAAATCCACCAAGACGGCAAACTGTGGGATGCCAACATCATCCTAGATGACGGTGGTGATTTGACCGCATTGATTCACGACAAATACCCACAAATGCTCGATAAAATCCACGGTATCTCTGAAGAGACCACCACAGGCGTACACCGCCTAATCGAGATGCTGGGCAATGGCACACTCAAAGTCCCTGCCATCAATGTCAATGATGCTGTCACCAAATCAAAAAATGACAACAAATACGGCTGCCGCCACTCACTAAACGACGCCATCAAGCGTGGTACAGATATGCTTCTATCAGGTCGTCGTGCACTGGTCATCGGCTACGGTGATGTGGGCAAAGGCTCAGCACAGTCGCTACGCCAAGAAGGTATGATCGTGCGTGTGTCTGAGATTGACCCAATCTGTGCGATGCAGGCGTGCATGGATGGCTATGAAGTCGTCTCGCCATTCGTCGGCGGCGACCAAGCCCAAGGCGTGAACACCGCCCTACTTCAAGACACCGATTTGATCGTGACCACCACGGGTAACTATCATGTGTGCAATAGCGAGATGCTAAAAGCCCTAAAATCAACCGCTGTCGTGTGTAACATCGGTCACTTTGATACCGAGATTGACACTCAGTTCATGCGTGACAACTGGAAATGGGTGGAAGTCAAGCCGCAAGTGCATCAAGTCTATCGCTCAGACAGCGATGATGACTATCTCATCTTGCTGTCTGAAGGTCGCCTAGTAAACCTTGGCAATGCCACAGGTCACCCATCGCGCATCATGGACGGCTCATTTGCCAACCAAGTACTGGCGCAGATTCACCTGTATCAAGAAAAATTCGCTGATTTGCCTGCTGCTGACAAGCCAAGCAAAGTCTATGTCAAGGTACTGCCAAAGAAACTTGACGAAGAAGTGGCTGCTGCGATGGTTGCAGGCTTTAATGGTGTCATCACCAAACTTACCCAAAAACAAGCCGACTATATCGGCGTATCGGTCGATGGTCCATTCAAGTCAGATGAATACAAATACTGATTAGCCATACTCACACAAGGCGATAAGATAGGGTTCTTATCGCCTTTTTCTTTGGAATTTACTAACATCTATTTGGCATTAACAAACTGCCAAAAATCTGCTATAATTGAATAATTTTAACAAAATTGATAAATCCTATAATCGTTTGATTTATCTTGATAATTTTAGAGAGCCATCATGAGCCAAGACACCCTAAATCGCCTTGCAGCGATTGAAAAATTATTAAATGAACTAAAATCTGATATTAAAAATCAACAAACTGTACAAGCCACGACAGCCACCAAGCCTGCCGAAGTAGCCACCCAAATCAAAGCCGAAGTAAAAAAACCTACGCCAAAAACACCAAGCAGTGCCAAAGTGCCATTTTCGTTTGAATTCTTCCCTGCCAAGACTGACGAAGGTCAAGACAAGTTACTTAGCGTCTTTGATGAGCTGAACGCTCTGAACCCAAAATACTTCTCAGTTACCTATGGTGCTGGTGGATCGACACGTGAACGCACATTAGGCATCGTCAAGGCGCTCATCGAAAAAGGCAGCACGCCAATCGCTCCACATATGTCATGCATCGGCGACACCAAATCACAAATCGGCGAGCTACTGGATTATTATAAAGCACTGGGCGTGGATCGCGTGGTGGCACTGCGTGGTGATTTGCCATCAGGTCAGGTCGGCTATGGCGAGCTGCCTTATGCACTGGACTTGGTCAAATACATTCGTGAACACAGTGCCGATCACTTCTCCATCAAAGTTGCCGCCTATCCTGAGATGCATCCACAGGCGCGTAATTTTGAAGCAGATATTGATAATCTAGTTGCCAAATATCACGCTGGCGCAAACGAAGCCATCACCCAATTTTTCTACAATCCTGACAGCTATTTGTTCTTGCGTGATCGCTTGGCAAAAAAAGGCGTGTATCAAGACGATTTCCCCATCATCGCAGGTATCATGCCAATCACCAACGCATCAAACCTAATCCGCTTTGCAGATGGCTGTGGTGCTGATGTCCCACGCTATATCCGCAAACAGCTTGCCGACTATGGCGATGACAAAAAATCCATCCGCCAATTTGGCTTTGATATCGTGCATCAGCTGTGCGAACGCTTGATTAGTGAAGGCGTGCCAAGCTTGCATTTTTATAGCATGAACCACACCGAGCCAAACAAAGCCTTGGTCGAAAGCTTAGGATTAATTTAATTTATCCAAAAACCGTCCATGAGTTGATGCCAGTTTATATGAGTATTGACTCATTACGGTTTTTAATTTTTCTTAGCATTTATTGATGAATCATGTCCAGATTTTTTATTGATACGCCTTTATCCACGACGCTCATCGGTCAAAGCATCACGCTACCAGATGGCGTCTATCATCATTGGTGCAAGGTTTTGCGTGCCAAAGTGGGCGACACTGCGGTGCTATTTGATGGTACAGGTGGTGAATATACGGCAGAATTGATTAGTATTGATAAAAAATCAGCACAAGCCAAGCTCCATGCCCATAACCCCATCAACCGCACACCGCCTTTTGCAGTCAGTATCGGGCTTGTGATGAGTCGTGGCGATCGCATGGATTATGCCATCCAAAAAGCGTGTGAAATGGGCGTGTATCAGATTCAACTACTGACCAGCGAACGCTGTCAAGCACATCTAAAATATGAGCGAGATTTTAAGAAAATCGAACATTGGCAAGGTGTGGCAATCGCCGCTTGTGAGCAATGTGGATTGAACATCATTCCATCCATCGCTCCGCCTGTACCGCTTGAGTCATGGGTAGCAGATTGTGCAGATGCGCTAAAATTGGTACTGGCTTTGTCAGATGGCAGGCCAAGCTTTACCAGCCCCTTGCCTGACACCATCGCCCTACTTATCGGCGCTGAAGGCGGTCTATCCCCGACCGAGATTGACTTTGCCATCGAGCATGGCTTTGTACCTTGGACGATTGGCGAGCGAGTACTACGCACCGAGACTGCCCCTGTGGTGGCTTTGACGGCGTTGCAGATTATTAATGATTTGAGTTGAGTGGGCGATAATTAATTGAGTAATAAGTTGATATTTTTTAATATATAATTAATTAACTTAATAAAATTTACCCAATTTTCACTCACTCGCCATAAATCTGCTGCCACATCGACAGCATCTGTACGCTTTTGGCGACATCATGCACACGCACGATGCTTGCACCTTGTTGTACCGCCAATAGCGACATCCCTGCACCGATGATGTCTCGATCATGTGGCTGATGGTTTTGTAGGCTATCCAACCCCGTACGCTGCAGTATCTCACCCAAAAACCGCTTACGAGACACGCCAAACAACATCGGCAACTCAAACTGCCGAATAAAAGTGCCCAACTGCGTCATCAACACCTGATGATACTCATAAGTCTTGGCAAAGCCCATACCGACATCAATCACCAACTGCTCACGAGCCACCCCAGCTGACACCGCCCGCTCAATGCTGTGCGACAGCTCATCGATGACTTCTGCGACGACATCATCATACACTGCTAAGTCATCCATCGTATCAGGCTCACCGCGGCTATGCATCAGTATCACAGGCACGCCAAGAGACGCCGCCATCTCTACCGCCCCATCTCGTCGCAGCGCTCGCACATCATTGATGATATCCGCCCCTGATTCAATACCTGCCTGCATCACCTGAGGATTGCTAGTGTCCACTGATAGCCAAATCTCATCGCCAAAATGCTGACGAATCGCCTGCACCACAGGCACAACTCGCCGAAGCTCTTCATCCGTGCCGACTGCTGTCGCATTGGGACGTGTCGATTCGCCACCGATATCGATGATATGCACGCCATCAGCAATCATCGATTCGGCATGGGCAAGCGCCCGATCCACGCCATGATAGCGACCGCCATCAGAGCACGAATCTGGTGTGACATTTAAGATTCCCATCACCTTCGGCGTGGACAAATCCAATGTCTTGCCGTGTGCGTGTAGCTGTCTGATTGCTCGCTGTGACATAAAAAAC encodes:
- the ahcY gene encoding adenosylhomocysteinase → MDAVSTFTDYKVADISLADFGRKEIRLAETEMPALMGLRKRYAAAQPLAGAKIVGCIHMTIQTAVLIETLVALGAEVRWTSCNIFSTQDHAAAAIAAAGIPVFAWKGETEEEYEWCLEQQIHQDGKLWDANIILDDGGDLTALIHDKYPQMLDKIHGISEETTTGVHRLIEMLGNGTLKVPAINVNDAVTKSKNDNKYGCRHSLNDAIKRGTDMLLSGRRALVIGYGDVGKGSAQSLRQEGMIVRVSEIDPICAMQACMDGYEVVSPFVGGDQAQGVNTALLQDTDLIVTTTGNYHVCNSEMLKALKSTAVVCNIGHFDTEIDTQFMRDNWKWVEVKPQVHQVYRSDSDDDYLILLSEGRLVNLGNATGHPSRIMDGSFANQVLAQIHLYQEKFADLPAADKPSKVYVKVLPKKLDEEVAAAMVAGFNGVITKLTQKQADYIGVSVDGPFKSDEYKY
- the metF gene encoding methylenetetrahydrofolate reductase [NAD(P)H], translated to MSQDTLNRLAAIEKLLNELKSDIKNQQTVQATTATKPAEVATQIKAEVKKPTPKTPSSAKVPFSFEFFPAKTDEGQDKLLSVFDELNALNPKYFSVTYGAGGSTRERTLGIVKALIEKGSTPIAPHMSCIGDTKSQIGELLDYYKALGVDRVVALRGDLPSGQVGYGELPYALDLVKYIREHSADHFSIKVAAYPEMHPQARNFEADIDNLVAKYHAGANEAITQFFYNPDSYLFLRDRLAKKGVYQDDFPIIAGIMPITNASNLIRFADGCGADVPRYIRKQLADYGDDKKSIRQFGFDIVHQLCERLISEGVPSLHFYSMNHTEPNKALVESLGLI
- a CDS encoding 16S rRNA (uracil(1498)-N(3))-methyltransferase, which codes for MSRFFIDTPLSTTLIGQSITLPDGVYHHWCKVLRAKVGDTAVLFDGTGGEYTAELISIDKKSAQAKLHAHNPINRTPPFAVSIGLVMSRGDRMDYAIQKACEMGVYQIQLLTSERCQAHLKYERDFKKIEHWQGVAIAACEQCGLNIIPSIAPPVPLESWVADCADALKLVLALSDGRPSFTSPLPDTIALLIGAEGGLSPTEIDFAIEHGFVPWTIGERVLRTETAPVVALTALQIINDLS
- the folP gene encoding dihydropteroate synthase, translated to MSQRAIRQLHAHGKTLDLSTPKVMGILNVTPDSCSDGGRYHGVDRALAHAESMIADGVHIIDIGGESTRPNATAVGTDEELRRVVPVVQAIRQHFGDEIWLSVDTSNPQVMQAGIESGADIINDVRALRRDGAVEMAASLGVPVILMHSRGEPDTMDDLAVYDDVVAEVIDELSHSIERAVSAGVAREQLVIDVGMGFAKTYEYHQVLMTQLGTFIRQFELPMLFGVSRKRFLGEILQRTGLDSLQNHQPHDRDIIGAGMSLLAVQQGASIVRVHDVAKSVQMLSMWQQIYGE